ACAGCCGGTTCTTCAGACATCGCCCGCAGGCGGTGATTATACAATTTAAGATAATCATCCACATGGCACTGATAGTCGGCTATTTTTTTCAGCAGTAAACCCGGTGCCGGCGTCACTCCCTGCTGTTTCAGCCAAGCGAGATCCCAAAGGTCGCGGTTTTTGATGCGATTGGGCCTGAGTGCGAAAGCCAGCAGCTTATCGGCCATAATTTCACCCAGACTCTCGGCCTGAATTACCAGACCGGTGGTGCCCATCTCGACTCCGTAATGATTGCGTAACAACCTGGGGCAACGCTCATAACTGGGAACCGCGCAGATATCGAGATTAATCTTCTGGGCCGGCAAATGACGGCTTTGGGGATGGGTTATAACTTTCATTTTCCAGGTTGAAACGTTGCCGGTTTCCTTTTGGGGATCTGTCACCTCAACCAGCAAGCCATACTTTGTCTGCAGCCGGTCTACCAGCAAAGACCCGAGATCGAACAACTGTTTTCGGTCAAAATCACGGCCGCCACTGAAATCCAGATCTTCGCTTAAACGCTGGGAGCCATACACCGCCCGAAGACAGGTACCGCCGATAAAAGTAAGATCTTTCAGCAATCCGGCATCACTCATCTCTCTAAGGATGTCATGATGCAAAAGCTCCTTTTCAACCGCGGTTCGCAGGGGGAGCATTTCCTCCCGACCCGTCAAGGCCTGAGTAACCAGCTTATCAAGCAAGTTCACTGATGGCCTCCATGTCGATCAACTCCATACTTCTGCGGGCTGATACCATATCTTTCAAGGCCAAAGCCACAGACGCCCTCCACAACCGGCAACGTTCATCATAAACCAGATCAGTCATGAGGTCGGAGGGCTTTTTTTTGGTGTGAACAAATTCAATTTTGCCAAAATCAGCGCAATCAACAATATGGCTGCGTCCGCTGGATTTCAAGGTCAGCCATTGCA
The genomic region above belongs to Pseudomonadota bacterium and contains:
- a CDS encoding nucleotidyl transferase AbiEii/AbiGii toxin family protein — translated: MNLLDKLVTQALTGREEMLPLRTAVEKELLHHDILREMSDAGLLKDLTFIGGTCLRAVYGSQRLSEDLDFSGGRDFDRKQLFDLGSLLVDRLQTKYGLLVEVTDPQKETGNVSTWKMKVITHPQSRHLPAQKINLDICAVPSYERCPRLLRNHYGVEMGTTGLVIQAESLGEIMADKLLAFALRPNRIKNRDLWDLAWLKQQGVTPAPGLLLKKIADYQCHVDDYLKLYNHRLRAMSEEPAVQKEFNFEMQRFLPQGLIWKRVQDENFWPCLVQLMASELKSQAEDSTL